A DNA window from Acomys russatus chromosome 7, mAcoRus1.1, whole genome shotgun sequence contains the following coding sequences:
- the Ca11 gene encoding carbonic anhydrase-related protein 11, whose translation MGGAARLSAPQALVLWAALGAAAHIGPAPDPEDWWSYKENLQGNFVPGPPFWGLVNAAWSLCAVGKRQSPVDVELKRVLYDPFLPPLRLSTGGEKLRGTLYNTGRHVSFLPASRPVVNVSGGPLLYSHRLSELRLLFGARDGAGSEHHINHQGFSAEVQLIHFNQELYGNLSAASRGPNGLAILSLFVNVAGSSNPFLSRLLNRDTITRISYKNDAYFLQDLSLELLFPESFGFITYQGSLSTPPCSETVTWILIDRALNITSLQMHSLRLLSQNPPSQIFQSLGGNGRPLQPLAHRALRGNRDPRHPERRCRGPNYRLHVDDGPHGR comes from the exons ATGGGGGGTGCGGCTCGCCTGAGCGCCCCTCAAGCGCTGGTACTCTGGGCCGCACTGGGAGCGGCAG CTCACATCGGACCAGCACCTGATCCCGAGGACTGGTGGAGCTACAAGGAGAATCTCCAGGGAAACTTCGTGCCAG ggcctcccttCTGGGGCCTGGTGAACGCTGCCTGGAGCCTGTGTGCTGTGGGGAAGCGGCAGAGCCCCGTGGACGTGGAGCTGAAGAGGGTTCTTTACGACCCTTTTCTGCCTCCGCTCAGGCTCAGCACCGGGGGAGAGAAG CTCCGAGGAACCTTGTACAACACTGGCAGACATGTGTCCTTCCTGCCTGCATCCCGGCCTGTGGTCAACGTGTCTGGGGGTCCCCTTCTTTATAGCCACCGACTCAGTGAACTGCGGCTGCTGTTTGGAGCTCGAGATGGGGCTGGCTCCGAACACCACATCAACCACCAGGGCTTCTCTGCCGAG GTGCAGCTAATTCACTTCAACCAAGAACTCTACGGAAATCTCAGTGCTGCCTCCCGGGGCCCCAATGGCCTGGCCATCCTCAGCCTCTTTGTCAAT GTGGCTGGCAGCTCCAACCCGTTCCTCAGTCGCCTCCTCAACCGGGACACCATCACCCGAATCTCCTACAAAA ATGATGCCTACTTTCTTCAAGAcctgagcctggagctcctgTTCCCAGAATCCTTTGGCTTCATCACCTATCAGGGatctctcagcactccaccctgCTCTGAGACTGTCACCTGGATCCTCATCGACAGGGCTCTCAATATCACCTCCCTCCAG ATGCACTCCCTGAGACTCCTGAGCCAGAATCCCCCCTCCCAGATCTTCCAGAGCCTCGGTGGTAATGGCCGGCCCCTACAGCCCTTGGCCCACAGAGCCTTAAGGGGCAACAGGGACCCCCGGCATCCGGAGAGGCGCTGCCGAGGCCCTAACTACCGCCTGCATG